The Ascidiaceihabitans donghaensis genome includes the window TGCATCACAGGGGCCTGCGACAGGGGTGCCAAAAGTCGCCATCAGCCCATCCCCCAGATATTTGTCCAATGTTCCATCATGCGCAAAAACTTCAGCCTCCATGCGCCCGTGGAATTGCCGCAGCAGGCGAATGACCTCTTCTGGGGGGCGGTTGGCCGATAGCGCTGTAAACCCCACGATGTCCACAAACAGGACTGCGATGTCCTGGTTGCGAATTTGTTTAAGCGGTTCATCGTTATGAGACAGTTCATGCACGACATTCGGCGAGAAATAGCGTGACAAGTTCGCACGTTCCCGTTCAAGACCTGCGTTGCCCAACAAAAGCGTTTCAAACCTGCGCACGGTCAGGGCAAGGGTGTAGCAACAGATCAAAAGTACAACGACCTCTTGGATGCGGCGATCCCAGTTCACATTGTTGGGATCGACAAATTGCGCCATGAGGGTGTCGCTTGGAAAAGCTTGGGCAATGCCCGCGCTGATCTGTGGATAGGTGACCCCAAGCCACCAGATCAAAGCTGTACCGACAAGCCACGACGCAACGGACCAATGACCAAGCGCAAGAATAGTACGCCACGAATAAGACAGCGTTCCCAAGGTCAGAAACACAAAATAATACATAAACGTCTGGAATTCATACACGACGGACGTCGGCCACGGATCAGAGTTGAACGGGTTGGGAAAAAGCAACGCAAAGGTCAACAAAAGCACATCAAACGCTATGAAAAACAGCTCAGCGCCGGATCGGCCAACCCGCCCGACGCGACGCAAAAACCAACCATTCAACGCCACCAAAGCAAGCAGCGCCAAAGAATACAGGACCTCGATGCGCGGATTGAGGAATGGCAACAAAACTGCAATCACCGCGATGGCGGCCCAACGCGCACGCACCGCCAAATTCAAGCCTTCTTGCTTGTGCCGCTCTAAAGCGACTTGCGCAAATTTTCCCGGAGCATCTTCCAAAGATGTGTCTATCGATTGAACGTCCGCCATAGTGTTCGCCTGGTTCCTGCAATGTTAAAGACATTCACACTGCACAGCGCGAAATTCAACCTCATGGGGACATAGAATAGCACTGTTCACAAAAAAACCCCGCCAACGAGGGCGGGGTATAGGTAAGTGCCTATGGTTATAGCCTTGGGTAAAGGCCGCAGGCACCGGCGGTGTTCGTAAAACTTTAATAACTCAGTTGATCATCTCTGCGCGGATTTGCTGGCGCAAAAGATCGATGGGCACTTTCTTTCCATCTTTCTTGTAGCACCAATAGGTCCAGCCATTGCAGCTTGGGGCGCCCTCAAGATGAGCGCCGACCTGATGGATCGATCCTTTGATGTCATCCCCGATCAACGTGCCATCTGCGCGCACTTTGGCTTTGTGACGTTGGTTCAAGGAATATAGCTCTTCGCCCGGGCGCAGCATGCCGCGTTCAACCAATTGGCCAAACGGCACACGGGGTTCAGCCCGCTTAGAGGCACTGACTTGCAACGCTTCGCGGTCAAATTTGCGCACATCAGCAATGCGTTTTTCGGCGACTTCGCGGTACTCAGCTTCGCGTTCGATCCCGATGTATTCACGGCCCAGCATTTTCGCCACGGCCCCTGTTGTTCCCGTTCCAAAGAAAGGGTCCAACACGACGTCGCCCGGATTGGTGGACCCCACCAGAACACGATGCAATAGGCTGTGTGGTTTTTGCGTTGGATGCGCTTTTTCACCGTCTTTGTTCTTCAGACGCTCGTGGCCATTGCAGATCGGCAAGACCCAATCAGATCTCATCTGAATGCCTTCGTTCAACGACTTCAGAGCTTCGTAGTTGAAGGTGTATTTGCTGGATTCTTCTTTGCCCGCCCAAATCATTGTTTCATGGGCATTGGTAAAGCGTTTGCCGCGGAAGTTCGGCATCGGGTTGGACTTGCGCCACACCACGTCGTTCAAAATCCAATATCCTTGGTCCTGCAACGCCGCACCAACACGGAAGATATTATGATAAGATCCGATGACCCAAATTGCGCCATTTGGCTTCAACAAACGCCGGGCCGCTTTGAGCCAAGCATTGGTGAAATCATCATAGGCTTTGAAGCTGGAAAACTGGTCCCAATGATCATCAACCGCATCAACCTTAGAGTTGTCGGGGCGATGCAATTCGCCCTTCAGCTGAAGGTTATACGGCGGGTCTGCAAAGATCAGATCGACTGAATTCGCAGGCAGCGCATTCATCACATCGATGCAATCGCCAGCAAGAATCGTGTTTAGCGGAAGCGCCTCGGCGCTTTTCATATGTTTCGTCATTTGACTGCCTCTGTCCTAGCCGTTTTGGCCCGGGTCATTTTGACCTCGTTGGTTGAGTACCAATGTGAGTCAAAGGCGATTCGCGGTCAAATTCTTTTTGAATCAATCACTTACGATTTTTTCTTGATACAAGATGTTGTGTATGGGTTTGAAAGATCGTCTATGGTGTGGGGTTACCCCAAGATTTTCCAACGCCGACATGTGGCTTTTTGATCCATAACCCATGTTCGTTTCCCAGCCATATCCGGGGTGCTGTTGCGCCAAATCCACTAGGACACGATCTCGACATATTTTGGCCACAATTGAGGCCGCCGCGATGGACAAAGACCGGCTGTCCCCCTTCACCAACGTGGTTGCTGGAATATCAAGGTCGCGAGGAATCATATTACCGTCGATCAACGCATGATCCGCAGGACTTTGCAGCCCCGCAATCGCGCGCACCATCGCAAGATGAGAGGCCCGCAGAATATTCAACCTGTCAATCTCGTCCACGCTGGCATGCGCCACGGAAACATCCGCATTGGCCAGAATAAGCGGATAAAGCTGTTCGCGTTTCTTGGCTGTTAAAGCTTTTGAATCGTTCAAGCCTTCTGGAATGAACCCCGACCTTAAAACAACTGCTGCCGCAGTCACAGGCCCTGCCAATGGCCCGCGCCCCACTTCATCAACGCCCGCAACCCGTCCGCTTATCTGCATCTCGAAAGTAAAATCCGGCACAATAAATCCCCCGCCCGCTTCGCCCCAAGTACACACGCCACTTGTGCGGCTTCAACCGCAACCACGAAAAAGGGGAAGGTGCCCGAACACCTTCCCCAGTTCACGCGACCTCGAAAGGTTGCGCTGCAGGCACACTCTTAGTGGCGTGCCAATTTGTAACCGGCTTTCTGCAGGCACCGTGCGCCATAGCTGTAAATCACACGGTGTTTGCCACGATCAGCGCGCTCACAATGACGCGGCAGGCTGTTCACATGACGGTAATGTTTGTTCAGGCACCCCTGCCCAAAAGCGTTGATGCGGTTACCGTTGCGCAATGGCACAGTGCGCAGGCAGCGGTTGGGCAACACAAACCGACGCGGCAACGGACGCGGGGCGGGATCGGTGTAAGGGCGACGCGGATTGTGAACCCGGGGTTTTGGCTGATGCTGCGCTTCTGCATCATGGCGCTTGTCGTTGATGATCGCACCCAACACGGCCAGACCGACAAGGGCACCCAGCACTTTGGCCACATCATCATCCCCCGCACGGGCAGGTGCCGCAGAAAAGGCCGTCAAGGCAATGGAAACTGCTGCAACGGTGCTGATAAATTTCTTATGGAAGGGAATGCTTGTCATGGCGTGTGATCCTTTTGATTGGTCCGCAACGGGCTGTGCGGTGTTTGTGCAATCAAACTGGGGGCAACCCCGTCCGACAGGCAATAACGGCGCGGTGTTATCGCATATCATGTCCCAAAAGCCTTTGTTGTTATTGAATAACCACGTATTTCCCCCCACAGTTACATCATGAAACACGCATTTCTTATCCTTGCCGCCCTGCTGACATTCAGCAGTCCTGCGCAGGCCCAAAACTGCTATGCCGACTACAAGGCAAAGCAAGATGATCCCTTGCGACTACACTACGGTGTTGCGCAGATATCCGGTGCCTGTTCACCCGGCGCAGCACAGGCCCAATTGGGCCCCCGACTGGCTGCCCAGGGGTGGACCTTGCTTACAATTGTCTCCACCTTCGGGGCAGACGGCCTGAATGAAAGGAAGCAACGTGCTGGATCAAACTACCTCCGCTTCTGAGGCACGACGCTCTGGGACGCGGCTTGTCGGGTTTGGGCTTGCGGCAATCGTGTTGGTTCTGGGCGCAGCTGCCTTTGTGTTGTTCTACAACTTACCGGATGCCAATGCGTTCAATGCCAAAGTGGAAACGATCTTTGTAGAAAACGATCTGACCACGCAGGCAGAAATCAAACTGCTCGAGATTCTTGCACAGTCCGGCACGGCGTTTTCAGACGTTCTTGTGTCCTACCGAACCATCATTTTCGTTTTGCTGGTGTTCGCCACAGCCTTGCTGATAGCCTCACTGGTGTTTCTGGTGATGTTGGTGATCCTGAACCGCCGCATGGCTCAAATTGAACGGGCAGGCATCGAGGTGAACTCGCTTTTGATCAGCCGCGAAGAGAACACCGTCTATCTGAATGACATGGGATTCAAACTGACAGCGGCCGCAATGGAGACGATGTCCATTCTTGCCGAAGCCCGCATGGACGACGATGTTCTGACAGGATCCGAGATCGAAGGCATGATATCAGGACGCAGTGCCGCAGACTGCGAAGAAGCGGCAGGGGCCACGCGGATCAAACGATTGCGCGACACATTGGGCAACCAGATGGTCAGCGAACTTTTGGTCAAAAACATCGCGCGGCGTGGATACATGCTGGCAGTGGGAAAAGACGTGATCAAAGTTGTCTGACGCCTGATTGCCCTTTCCTGCAAAAACCCAGGGGGAGATGCACAAGCACCGGGGGCAGAGCACCTTGAGCCGACGACAAATACAACCAAGGTTTCGGCTGGCCAAAGACCATGCCAGCCCACTAGGGTGCAAAAAACGTCTTTGGAGATCAGCAAATGCCAGCCCCTAAAAACACCTTTAAAGCAGCGCTTTTGAACGGGGACACATTGATCGGATGCTGGCTTAGTCTTGCCAACAGCCACTCGGCTGAGGCAATGGGGGTCGCTGGTTTTGACTGGCTCCTGATTGACGGCGAACATGCCCCAAACGACATTAGATCCATGCGCGAACAAATTATCGCGCTCGACAGCAGCCCGTCCCATGCGATTGTACGGTTGCCCATCGGCGAAACCTATATGGTGAAACAGGTGCTCGACATTGGGGCACAAACTATTCTTGTACCCATGGTCGAAAGCGCTGATGAAGCGCGCGCATTGGTCAAAGCCTGCCGTTATCCACCAACTGGCGTGCGCGGTGTGGGATATGCCGTGACGCGGGCCGGGAAATTTGGAACGATCCCCGACTACGGTACAACGGCAGATGACCAGACATGCCTGCTGGTGCAGGTCGAAAACCGCAAAGGGATCGACGCGCTGGACGATATTCTAAAGGTCGATGGCATTGATGGCGTCTTTGTCGGACCCGCAGATCTGGCCGCTGATATGGGTCACATGGGGGATGCCATGCACCCCGATATGCAACACCTGATCTATAACAGCATCGCAAAAATCGCGGCCGCAGGCGTTGCACCCGGCATCTTAAGCCTGAACGATGAAATGACCACCAAAG containing:
- a CDS encoding winged helix-turn-helix domain-containing protein; this encodes MLDQTTSASEARRSGTRLVGFGLAAIVLVLGAAAFVLFYNLPDANAFNAKVETIFVENDLTTQAEIKLLEILAQSGTAFSDVLVSYRTIIFVLLVFATALLIASLVFLVMLVILNRRMAQIERAGIEVNSLLISREENTVYLNDMGFKLTAAAMETMSILAEARMDDDVLTGSEIEGMISGRSAADCEEAAGATRIKRLRDTLGNQMVSELLVKNIARRGYMLAVGKDVIKVV
- a CDS encoding HpcH/HpaI aldolase family protein, translated to MPAPKNTFKAALLNGDTLIGCWLSLANSHSAEAMGVAGFDWLLIDGEHAPNDIRSMREQIIALDSSPSHAIVRLPIGETYMVKQVLDIGAQTILVPMVESADEARALVKACRYPPTGVRGVGYAVTRAGKFGTIPDYGTTADDQTCLLVQVENRKGIDALDDILKVDGIDGVFVGPADLAADMGHMGDAMHPDMQHLIYNSIAKIAAAGVAPGILSLNDEMTTKAMDAGARFVAVGVDMLTLVNASKDLVKKWKS
- a CDS encoding ribonuclease HII; translation: MVPDFTFEMQISGRVAGVDEVGRGPLAGPVTAAAVVLRSGFIPEGLNDSKALTAKKREQLYPLILANADVSVAHASVDEIDRLNILRASHLAMVRAIAGLQSPADHALIDGNMIPRDLDIPATTLVKGDSRSLSIAAASIVAKICRDRVLVDLAQQHPGYGWETNMGYGSKSHMSALENLGVTPHHRRSFKPIHNILYQEKIVSD
- a CDS encoding adenylate/guanylate cyclase domain-containing protein → MADVQSIDTSLEDAPGKFAQVALERHKQEGLNLAVRARWAAIAVIAVLLPFLNPRIEVLYSLALLALVALNGWFLRRVGRVGRSGAELFFIAFDVLLLTFALLFPNPFNSDPWPTSVVYEFQTFMYYFVFLTLGTLSYSWRTILALGHWSVASWLVGTALIWWLGVTYPQISAGIAQAFPSDTLMAQFVDPNNVNWDRRIQEVVVLLICCYTLALTVRRFETLLLGNAGLERERANLSRYFSPNVVHELSHNDEPLKQIRNQDIAVLFVDIVGFTALSANRPPEEVIRLLRQFHGRMEAEVFAHDGTLDKYLGDGLMATFGTPVAGPCDASNALRCARAMMRAMEGWNDARESEGLPAIHASFGIHYGPVVVGDIGANRLEFAVIGNTVNVASRLEALTRPLGVSLIVSDDAYAKALSEKVTKPHDPLDAVGEHVIRGLDAPMVIWTA
- a CDS encoding site-specific DNA-methyltransferase → MTKHMKSAEALPLNTILAGDCIDVMNALPANSVDLIFADPPYNLQLKGELHRPDNSKVDAVDDHWDQFSSFKAYDDFTNAWLKAARRLLKPNGAIWVIGSYHNIFRVGAALQDQGYWILNDVVWRKSNPMPNFRGKRFTNAHETMIWAGKEESSKYTFNYEALKSLNEGIQMRSDWVLPICNGHERLKNKDGEKAHPTQKPHSLLHRVLVGSTNPGDVVLDPFFGTGTTGAVAKMLGREYIGIEREAEYREVAEKRIADVRKFDREALQVSASKRAEPRVPFGQLVERGMLRPGEELYSLNQRHKAKVRADGTLIGDDIKGSIHQVGAHLEGAPSCNGWTYWCYKKDGKKVPIDLLRQQIRAEMIN